The Triticum aestivum cultivar Chinese Spring chromosome 6D, IWGSC CS RefSeq v2.1, whole genome shotgun sequence genomic sequence AAAGTGTATCAACTttgtatcccaagtatgctatagatgtatgatgttccggtgtttcgcacacgatgatccaagatgatcaatatggtagtatggtatgcaatgtggcgatgctatggctcttgcttacaagcttctttgctctcttttttgcttaaaagcttattcttttttttgtatggccacttatgcgaaatgcacaaaccaagatagcaattgtgtatatgcgggaacaatcttgtgacacaagggatgctatgatgataccaatatgatatggtatgtatgcaatggaaggtacagatcactaatgtgcacaagtaacattgccgacaatactcaaaagctagtctcgataggcaagtgacgcaaaataggctaaggggttaacaatgtaatggcaagaatgaatgtacaacgatgggataccacgataccaagatgatatagaggtcaccgttcttgcttacggttaggttgtcaaaatggtgaagtggtcgatgtcgaatcCTTGACGAAGTTGAGCGGCGGTGTTGTCGATGTTGAaccattcctagttagccgaaacaccctaggaaatggAAAAAACCGCAAACTCGAAACCTcgaaggaaaatgtcaaatggtggtagcggaatacGTAGGTGAttccggagttagcaatgcggaagtggtggtggtggttgatgatgaagcaaccgtccctaagtagcgaaaacaccttaggagactcaagtcaccactcaagcaaccacaaatgctatatggatcaaaatgggttaggttgcggaaagctatggtggttttgcggatgatacggtggatggcctaggcaaagatgcgaAAATGCCagaattttgatggagtcaaatgatgttggaacctatctagatggatgtgggatgtcaatagctactcaaagAGCTAAAGAACGTTAAAATAGGACTTCAGGAGCAAAAGTTGTGGCCGAAACGTTTTTTGTTGGTGGGCTGATTCGggagggtgcgggtgcccgggggtcggaggtgcgggcacccgggggggtCAGCGGGGTTGGGCGGAAGAAGTGGCCCGGGGGtaaggggtgcgggcacccggggtggtcagcggggATGGGCgaggggtccgggtgcccggggtttgaggtccgggtgcccgggggtcaCGGAATTGGGCGGAATTTGTGGAAAAATggaagaaattggtggatttcgtggagggaaaggtggagatggatgggggaaaggctagatccacttgaaaccaagcaaatccgtggatcaaatccaacaaaacctcatcaaaccaacaaatcacaaaaaacaattggggctatttttggtggggaattttcgaaattggggaagaacacaacaaaattaggctataAAACAAgaagggggctccaatttcgtgatcaacgtggctcatgataccaagatgttgtagggtgaaaccctggatggagatctttcacgaattgggggggggggaatccccaagaacaagaagaacacaaaggggggaaacaagaggaacactcaaattgacttgatccaatcacacaaagagagatacaagggtccaaatccaacacaagaagatacaagaggtaactagttcatcccaatcctatgaggaaagaggtcttgatgttgatcctatgatggggatccttctccaagaggaggccttgatatccacaagaggatcttctcccttaggaggtcatgatctccaagaggaggaagatgagcaaagctctctcaatatctcacatatactttgctatcctctcTAATGAGCTAGGGGAAGAGTTTATAGGCTAGGGACGAAATAAGAGGAAAACGAGGGTAAAAGGGTCATTTGACCCTAAGTACACGCAGGCACaaccggaggggtccgggcacctgGGGTAAAGAGACCAGGCACCCGGGGTCGTCGGGGAGTAGAAGACCGGGCACCCAGGGttgagggccgggcacccggggtggcgccTGGGAGGGGGGCCGGGTACCCGGTGGTCGGGGCGTGGGCACCCAGGGGTGCGGGTACCCGGTGgttggggtgcgggcacccggggtggacaGAGGGGCCGCGCCCTTTGGCGCCGTGGTCCGGGCACCCGTGGCataggaggccgggcacccgggacgCTCCGAGGCCTCCGGTGTTTCGTGTCTTGGggtccctcttcctcctccgtctccCTTTttcgatggtgtagatgttctcttgcacttgaactcctcctcgtcgtcaatgaagctccggcaatacctatgcatATACACGAGAGggatgtcaagtagtataccattctcgaaggggtcaagtgaacacgtgtaaaggagatgattaacctttatgtatgtgaagtagatgtcgcacgtgtcacttgccgaacggactcttgacatggtgaggatgctccgcatcacagggGCACCAGATCGATGCTAATTGGAGGAGCGCCGCTGGTGGAGCTACTGGGTACTCGTCGGAGTACTCGAGTAGGGGAGGGAGCGGGGCGGTAGCTGCACAGGAGGTCTGATGTGGGGAGCCAGCCCGTGCCGCCCTGTACCTGGCGTCGCTCCACCAGAGCCGCAACACTCGAACGGGCGCGAGGTCTCGCCGGATCCTGCGGCTCGACGGAGATGAACAACGAGGGATGGGGGGGGGGTAGCACGAGGAGCTCGGATCCGTTGCCTGCTGGAAGGGGGTGCCTGGATCCGTAGCCGGCTGGGCGCAGGGTGGCGGAGAAACACCAATCCGTTGCCGGTTGGCCGCGGGTTTCGGGGATCTCAGAATCCCTATCGCGGGTGCGGCGACATTGGAGGCAGACGAGTCGGGGATGAGGCACCGCTGCGGTGGGAGGTCGCCGGGGTAGGGACTTGGTGGCGATGGGCGATGGGAGGTCGCCGGGGTAGGGACTTGGCGGCGATGGGCGGTGGGAGGTCGCCGGGGTAGGGACTTGGCGGCGATGGGCGGTGGGAGGTCATTGGGCGTGGGGGAACCGCCCGCCTCGCGTTGCAAGGAGGTGGGTCGCCGGGGCAACGGGGTTACGTGGCGGCGTGCCCCCTAGCATCGGAGGCATGAGACCCTGGCGGCACCGACAGAGAAAGGCGGAGGGAAGGTGGGAGGAGGCGGTTGAGGAGGAAGAATGTGGGAGAGAGGGGGTCGGGCACGAATAGAAGGTTGGAGGGAGGGTTGGTGGTTTCACAAAACACCAAATCATCAAATCAATCAAACTATAAAAAAGGAGAAATTGAATCTTTTACCCCACTTTACTTCTTTATTGGATCATTTACCTCCCTGAGAGGCTACCGGACGAGGACCGGGACAATTGTCATTCCAATCCCGAGGGCAGGAGCAGCGGATGGATTGGTCACCGTCCGTCCTTCCCCTCCCATTCTTCCTCGGCGGTTCCTCCTCACACCACACGCAGCTAGAGGAGCGCGCACGCTCGCACACACACGCCGAGGGGCCATAGGTTAGGGCAGTGGAGCGAAGGCGGCAACAGATGCCGGGGCCGGGTAGCCAGAACGGACGGGCGACGCCGCCCAAGTCCGAGAACATCCACGGCCTCGTGCGCGCTGGCGACGTGGCGGCCGTCCAGAGGAAGCTGCAGGAGAACCCTGCCCTCCTCAACGACAAGAATCCTGTGGTCCGTGCGCTTCCTGTTACTTGCGTTCCCTCCTTGCCTTTCTTCAGCTTCAGACGCACGATCTTTGCTCGTTCCTGGCGTTCTTGACACATGCAGTGTGGATTGAGCATACGAGATTCGTTAGAAAAGCAGCGTTTGTCGGTGTAAATATGTGGTTTTAGTCAGATTGTATGGCCGAGGCTTGATTTTCTTGAGCTCGTTCTTGGATTTCATCCCCGCGTTGGCTATTCGGAATCTTCGGCCGTGACTCTCTGCACATTGCACTTGAACTGCATCGCCACCGTGTTTATTTGCTCCTCTTCGTGTAGTTAATGTGCTTCTTTGCTGTCTATTTCTTCCATTTTTTTTGTGTAGGGATACGAGTTCCTTTCCGGAACCAAGAAAGCGCAACTACGATGGTTCTGAATTTTGCTTGTTCCCTGGTGCCGAATTTTGAATTTTCTATTCCTGCCGTGTTAGATTTTTCTTGTTGCCATTTCTGTTTCCTTGGAGTGTGCTGTCCTGCTTCCTTCCAAAAAATCCCCCTTGATTCGTTTGATTGAATATTGGATTTTCTTCATTATTTTGTTCCTTTAATTGTCTATTTGTCTTGGCTTCGATCCCTTTTCTAGATGGCCTGTTACCATTTAAGACGGGTCGCTTTCCCATGTAAATTATGGCATTGCTTTGGTGAACTGGCTAGATTTTACTCTCGGAGAAAACTGAGTATGTTTGGATATCCTGTCCTGTGCCCTCGTACAAGAGCCTTGATATTTGCACGAGTCTGGTTTAGTTTACAACAAAATTAGGAATGGGTCTTATCATGTACTCTCTCCGTCCccaaataagtgactcaactttgtactattagtacaaagttgactagtacaaagttgagtcacttattttgggacggagagagtactagttagatgcccatgcgttgccacAGATGAATAAAAATAGAGGTGTCATCATAACAATGTTGCTCATATAATAAAATTGAGATGAAAAGACGTATGCATTTcaagaagaaacaaaaagaattACAAACATATGTATTTTAGGTCTTGGATGCAAGATAGAAGTAAGAAAGCATGAATAAACAAACTTTAACTGAGGCACTACAACTGCAAGGACAGATAATCATGACAATTTTCAGAAAACAACCATCACTCAAATGTCTTCTTTCGTTTATTTGCCACTATTTCTTTACTTTTATACTTTCCGTCCATGTCCTAATCTAGCTTCTAATATGTCCTTTGCTGAACAAACAAAGAAAAggagcaaaaaaaaaaaagaaacaagaaGAAGAAACAAGGAGAACATTACCAGATATGATGCACAAAATAGAGTGGCGGTACACAATCAAGTCTTTATTGTCCACTGCATAACCAATGAAAGATTGCACATCAATGTTCTTTTATGCTTTCTTAAAACCAATCGTCTGATGGAGCATATGGTTCTCAACAAGAGAAACGCGCTATCACGAAGTTACGTCACAAAAAACTAACAAAGATTGTAATCTTGTTATTAAACTTGGATATACTGTAAAGGGATATGTGTGATAAGCAACTTCTGAATGAAAATTAAGTTATTGCTATTTAGGTCGTTAGCCCTACCTTTAAAAAGTAAATAATCCCAAAAAAGGGGCAGAGGTAACACGATATCTCCTCTTGCCACAAAGCAGAGTATCTTCCATATAAAAAGGCAGAGTGCCTCCCTCACTATTTTAATTTTTTACATTGGAGTACCAATGTAAAAAGGCAGAGTATCTTCCTTTACTACAGAACAGCTCATACCCAAGCACAAGAAATCAGACAAACTTTCAGCCTCTGCTTTGCCCGTTGTGCACTGCACACCTCCACTCTACTCGCCTCTACCACTGGGGTGTGATCTCTTTGATTTGTCATCTCCGGCAAGCGTTGTTTAATTAAAAAGAAAATCAATGGCGATGTTATACAATCTGAAACATTTACACATATATACTGTTGTACACAGATTATACACACGATTCACCCCTTTATTAGATAGGTGCCTTGGATTATGTTACATCTTGCAAACAAATACTCAACGCACAGCAAGCCACTGGAGGCAATGCTCTCGGCAGGCAACCTTTGTTGTATATATATCATTAGATTACTACTTAATGGAACAAATGTTCACCCTCTTCTTACATTAGATTAAGCTTGGACTAAAACCAGACACCTACTGCCTTCTACTCAGCAGAACAGTAAAATTAATATATTTTTTGTCCAGCCAGGAACTCTATGCTTAGTAAGATTGGAATCTTCTGGCTGTTTTTTTTAGCAAATCTCGGTTATCTTAAATTTATTTCTTGTGTTGATGCCAATGCTTATTATAACTACCTTCCTTGGTGAGAAACACCTTCTTGAAAAATACCAGCTGACTTAGATCAAGCACAAACACTTTAGGCTATAGTTCTGTAGGATACTAGGTGCTGGAATATTTACATGTTGATCTGAATATGTAAAATATGACTATTGATAAAGAAAAATTATATCATCCTCACCTATGCCAATATTCAAATGGCTAATGACATACTCGTCCCTACAGCTGGTAACCACAACGCAACACCTTCCCGCTGCCTGCATTCCCCACGCTTTCCCATCTCTGTGTCATGATCATGGACCTCGCCCTTATTGCTACCACCCTAAAATTCAGAAATAGTATAGCCCTACAATGCGAAATTTAGCCAGTTTGAAGTCCAACAAGGAACTGAGTAACTTGGTCGGCTTCTTTGTGATGATATGAAACACCCAGCATAAGATCTGAGACCATCACTGCATACATGTATACGATGAAACTACTCGTAGTTTTTACCTCGTATCTAGAAGGCATAATTGTTGTGAACATGTAAATGTCTGAAGTATGAAGCGGCTTTGACAATAATTACATTGACTATACTTTCTCGTAAGTTGAACTATCGTGCAAACAAGCCACCAACTAACTTCAGTATGAACACAAAAAATGAGCAAATAACACATCAGTCAAGTGAAAGCAATGATCACCTCACATTAAGGGACTGTCATGGTCATTCAGGTTGCTGTTATTTCCAAAAATGAACATTAAAGCAAGTATCCAAGTTGCTTCTCTGAAAGTTGTCTGTGTGAACTTCAAACATGTCCATGGAAAGCAATTTTAGATGACTGACCCTAGTATATAAATTGATTTCTATTGGGCTGCAAGAGTAGTTTATAGACGGTTCGACTGTTGCGCTCTTTGGGCAGGAATCTCCACTTAACAGCAAGAATTCACATACATGATTCTTTTTTTACTTTGTTATCCCTGAAGGGAAAATATTCATCACTGAACACCTTCAGCAGATCATTGTTGTATAATTGAATCTTATTACTTAAGGATTTGTGAAGTGATTAGGCAAAAACATCAAGGAAGTCCAAACATGGTGGACGTAATTTAGAATCCAAGATTTCCGTCTCGTCCATATATTCAAGTTCAAACATGAACTGCAGTTCACTAAGCTATAATCCAACTAATTCAGAACTGACATGGTGTACCTTGTGGAGACGTAAATAGAGTGCAAATCTGAAGAGGCGACGATGTGCTCGGATGGAAGAGAAAGGAGAGGCGCAGAGCACGACGAACGGTCTGCTTGCTCCTTGACGCAGCGTTGCACTGTGCTCGTGAGGCCGCGCTGAAGTTCTTGAGCGAGGTCCCCAGCAGTTTATGCGACCTCCAAGCTGTCTGGCGATGGCGAACAAGCGTGCCGGCAGGGTATGTGGCCTCCACACAATCCCGGCAGCGACGAGCGAGTGACTCAGGCAGTGGGTATGGCCTCACTGCATGCAACACTGGCGACAGCGAGCGAGCATGGCAGGGGAAACTGAACGTGCGGAGAGCGGAGGAGAAATAGAGGAAAATGGATGACGAAGCCGGGGAGAAATCGGGCGGGCGCAGCAAGGGGTTGCAGTTTCTCTAATTTGAATTTTGAAGTGGGATTGGAGCTGGCCGGGGATTGGGATTGAAGGAGAGAGGCGGCAGGATAGAGGGATTGGGGGAGGCCATGAGGAGGCAATGGGATGGACGACGCGAGATGATTGTGGAAGAATGGCCGGTGCTAGCAGGCGCTTGGCAGCAAAATATGTTAGGTAATATTCCCTTCGATCAAAGCACATGTAAACCTTCACGTGCCTGAGTGGGAGGGCAGCGTTTAGACTCTTGCCGCTGCACGTTTCTTTATTCCTTCTCGGCGAAGAGGCAGACGGACCATCAGCACGAACTGGTTCTTTTATAGGAGTAAAGATTTTATTACGTCATTGTCAACACTATACCTCAGCGATAATTTTATCTCCCAATTCGACCAATTGTCTTGATATGCTTGTCTATTTCATGtcatttgtatttccttattgctcTTCTTGCCGGTCAATAGGATGTTGTCATGTGCAAATCTTGGTAGGAAACCTTATTGCAGTCCTTTTCTGCTTGCCTTTCAGAAAAGAGCATATGATAAAATTTACAATGACCATTTTCTACAATGACATATCTCCCACTGTGGCCAAATAGAACGCTTTTACAAAAATATTTACTTGACATGATCCTATACCTAGAGCTAACATCATGTATAACCCAATTGTGACATTCTAGAATAGGAAGGAAAGTCTGATTTTGAGAACGTGAATATGAGCGGGTGAATGACAGCTTAATTGCATGGAATTTGACTAGATCCCAGACAACCGTGGCTATACGTTCTTTGTCTATTCCTTTGAATTAGCCATGGGTAATGTTGTCCACAAACTGCGTATCTTACTTTTTTTTATGTACGATGCAGATGTGCCAAACACCACTTCATGTCGCAGCTGGATACAATAATACTGAGATAGTGAAATTCCTTCTTGATTGGCAAGGGCAAGGTTCAGATAGGGTTGAGGTGGAGGCAAAGAACATGGTAACTAAAGTACCACATTTGCTAGTACCTTATTAGCTCCTCCGCCCAGTTTTCTTTCCTTCTATGATTTGAGATTAGCATATAAACTACCAATTCCGTTGCTCTTCAGTACGGAGAGACACCCCTGCATATGGCAGTAAAAAATAGTTCTTATGAATCAGCAAAATTGCTCCTTGAACGTGGTGTACATACAGGAGCCAAAGCAAATGTAAGATCTATCCATTTACTTTCTATTTTCTCTTTTAGGCCACCTGAGTTGACTAAATTCACACACTTAATATGTGTAATTCATATTGTTGCAGAATGGCATGTCACCATTGCATTTAGCTGTCTGGCATGCACTTCAAACTGGAGATTGCAGCACCGTCAATTTGTTGCTAAGCTATAATGCAGATTGCAATGCTAAAGATGATGTACGTACAGTTGGTTCCCTAATGATGGTTCAATTGCTTTCTGTACAACTGTATCAGAAATAGTAAACGTTGTTCTATCACATGTTGCCCCCAGGAAGGCAAAATCCCCTTAAATCATATCCCAGGAGGAGCTGGCAATGAGATGCTGCTCCAGCTCCTCACTCGCCATATGGaggaacaaagaaaacaaaaagccCTCATGACATGTCATGAACAACGGTCAATGGCGGAGTTTGAAGAAGCAATATCACAAATCGTGGGGTTGCAAGAGCTGAAAATGCAATTACGTCGATGGGCCAGGGGAATGCTTTTTGATGAAAAGCGCCGGGCTATGGGCTTAGGGATTGCTACCAGAAGAGCTCCCCACATGGCATTTCTGGGCAATCCAGGAACAGGTGGTGATCCACACAGAAGCTACCCTttttctattacaaaaatccttTTCAGTTCTCAGCATGATTTATCATTATGGAATTCATTGTTAGAGCACCTCTAGTAGAATTCCTAAAATGGGACACCCTAAAACCATTTTTGGGTCAATCCCTAAAAGTTTTCAGAGATTCCAGGGTGCTCCAGTCTAGTCTAGCAGATTCTCCAAAGCTGCAATCCCTATATTTCTTTCCTCCATTTCTCTTCTCTTTATGATTCACTCCATTACAAGTCCAATTTCACATCATATTCAAACTCTTATTTTCTACCCCACACAATTCAATGATATTGCAATGCCAtaactttgaaattttcaaattcaaactcaaacaCAACATAGCATCCAAGATGCACGACATGATCCGAAGTAGTTCGTTACTGATATAGGACCAACCTATGGTGTGTCCCGATCTAAAGGAATTGGAGGTGGATTTGGAGGGAGATCACGAATAACACGAAGAGCACAAGGCGAAATTGGGGGAAAACACGAGGAGAACACTATCGGAGAAGATCCACACACAAGTACTCCTCAAATCTCAAGTCAAAGTGGTGCATCACAAGCATTCAACAACAATGGAAAGTAAAGATAACTAGGGTAGTTCTTCCCCAATCTctaagagtgtgtgtgtgtgtggggggggggggggtcttagaGAGATGGTCTTCCCCAAATCTCTAAAAGAGATGGAGGCCTTGGTTA encodes the following:
- the LOC123144489 gene encoding protein CbxX, chromosomal isoform X1 translates to MPGPGSQNGRATPPKSENIHGLVRAGDVAAVQRKLQENPALLNDKNPVMCQTPLHVAAGYNNTEIVKFLLDWQGQGSDRVEVEAKNMYGETPLHMAVKNSSYESAKLLLERGVHTGAKANNGMSPLHLAVWHALQTGDCSTVNLLLSYNADCNAKDDEGKIPLNHIPGGAGNEMLLQLLTRHMEEQRKQKALMTCHEQRSMAEFEEAISQIVGLQELKMQLRRWARGMLFDEKRRAMGLGIATRRAPHMAFLGNPGTGKTMVARILGKLLHMIGILPTDKVTEVQRTDLVGEFVGHTGPKTRRKIKDAEGGILFVDEAYRLIPTQKSDDKDYGLEALEEIMSVMDSGKVVVIFAGYCKQMKRVIASNDGFCRRVTMFFDFDDFTTTELAEILLLKMNSLTDTSLLYGFRLHRSCTRGAVGELIARETTEEWLKQMNGGLVDTLLVNARENLDLRLDFSCNDAETMITITLEDLEAGLRQISRQRHLR